The following are encoded in a window of Flavobacterium psychrotrophum genomic DNA:
- a CDS encoding alpha-amylase family glycosyl hydrolase, with amino-acid sequence MKKILITVLTLTLLLGCKEEKKAEGEPATASAESLPPVSDATMENAVIYEANIRNYSKEGTFNAFTKDIPKLKQLGVKILWVMPIYPISMTRRKATADKSIEDITDPTEKKKYLGSWYAISDYTAVNPDLGTLEDFQKLVKTAHDNGMYVILDWVANHTGWDHKWIKEHPEYYQHNAKGEVTDPLNPETGEPWGWTDVAHLEYTNKKVYEPMLNEMMYWVKNQGIDGFRCDVADNVPTDFWNFAIPKLKEVKPLFMLMESEKEYLLKGQFDMGYGFEAHHVMNDIAQGKKTVADWDATMKHLSEKFEKDDIMMNLTSSHDENAWSGSEYERMGDAAEAFAALTYTMPGMPLIYTGQEYDNNRRLKFFEQDTIEKKTGKMFAIYEKLGKLKNTDVALNGGKKPASYIRLKTSDDKKILAFEREKEGKKVYYIANLTKEILQFKVAVDGTFTNALTGEKLTLKKDQVIDAAPWQYWILSN; translated from the coding sequence ATGAAAAAAATACTAATAACCGTCTTAACTCTTACCCTGCTTTTGGGGTGTAAAGAAGAAAAAAAGGCAGAAGGTGAACCGGCAACAGCTTCAGCAGAAAGCCTGCCTCCGGTAAGCGATGCCACTATGGAAAACGCTGTTATCTATGAGGCAAACATCCGTAATTACTCAAAAGAGGGTACGTTCAATGCCTTTACAAAAGATATCCCTAAGCTAAAGCAATTGGGTGTAAAGATACTTTGGGTTATGCCCATTTACCCAATATCAATGACGCGACGTAAGGCTACTGCCGATAAGTCGATTGAGGATATTACTGACCCAACTGAAAAGAAAAAATATCTGGGCAGCTGGTATGCTATCTCTGATTATACTGCAGTGAATCCTGACCTTGGTACGCTGGAAGATTTCCAAAAACTGGTTAAAACCGCGCATGATAATGGTATGTATGTTATACTGGACTGGGTAGCAAACCACACGGGCTGGGATCATAAATGGATAAAAGAACATCCGGAATATTACCAGCACAATGCTAAAGGCGAGGTGACTGATCCGCTAAATCCTGAAACGGGCGAGCCGTGGGGCTGGACAGATGTTGCACACCTGGAGTACACCAACAAAAAAGTGTATGAGCCCATGCTTAATGAAATGATGTATTGGGTAAAAAACCAGGGCATCGATGGTTTCCGTTGTGATGTGGCCGATAATGTGCCTACTGATTTCTGGAATTTTGCAATACCGAAACTTAAAGAGGTTAAGCCGCTATTCATGCTTATGGAAAGCGAGAAAGAATATCTGCTTAAGGGGCAGTTTGATATGGGGTATGGCTTTGAGGCACACCATGTGATGAACGACATTGCGCAGGGCAAAAAGACGGTAGCCGACTGGGATGCCACGATGAAACACCTTTCTGAAAAATTTGAAAAGGATGACATTATGATGAACCTTACCAGCAGCCATGACGAGAATGCCTGGAGCGGTAGTGAATATGAGCGTATGGGTGATGCCGCTGAAGCTTTTGCAGCACTTACTTATACCATGCCGGGTATGCCGCTTATTTATACCGGTCAGGAATATGATAACAACCGCAGGCTTAAATTCTTTGAGCAGGATACTATAGAAAAGAAGACCGGTAAAATGTTTGCCATTTATGAAAAACTTGGTAAACTAAAAAATACCGATGTTGCCCTTAATGGTGGTAAAAAGCCGGCATCGTACATTAGGCTTAAAACATCTGATGATAAAAAAATACTGGCTTTTGAGAGAGAGAAAGAGGGTAAAAAAGTGTACTATATAGCCAACCTTACTAAGGAGATACTCCAGTTTAAAGTAGCTGTTGATGGTACATTTACCAATGCACTTACAGGCGAAAAACTAACCTTAAAAAAGGATCAGGTAATAGATGCTGCGCCGTGGCAATATTGGATACTGTCTAATTAA
- a CDS encoding LacI family DNA-binding transcriptional regulator, whose product MKRQVTLKQIARELDVSISTVSKSLRNSPEIGEDTRLKVQAFAKLYNYKPNNIALSLKNKKTKTIGIIIPEIVHHFFATVISGIEQVANEMGYNVIVCLSNESFDKEVINMEMLATGSTDGFIMALSKETQQKKDFHHIQEVINQGMPVVMFDRVTNDVLCDKVIIDDQLAAYEAVDYLVGKGFKNIGLITTVDYVSVGRLRTDGYINALSDHDMAIDDELIVKIEDIDGCASKIEMLLRDKKPDAIFAVNELFAVTALKLAAKMGIRVPEEMQVIGFTDGIISQYSSPSISTVSQNGVVMGGRAAKLLIERLEKEEEPETEQYRTELVETHLVLRESTLGL is encoded by the coding sequence ATGAAAAGACAGGTTACCCTTAAACAAATTGCCAGAGAACTTGATGTATCTATAAGTACCGTTTCTAAGTCGTTAAGAAACAGTCCTGAAATAGGCGAAGATACCCGTCTTAAGGTGCAGGCCTTTGCCAAGCTCTATAACTACAAGCCTAATAACATTGCCTTAAGCCTTAAGAATAAAAAGACCAAGACCATAGGTATTATTATTCCTGAAATTGTACACCACTTTTTTGCCACGGTAATTAGCGGTATAGAGCAGGTGGCTAATGAAATGGGGTATAACGTAATTGTGTGTCTTAGCAATGAGAGCTTCGATAAAGAGGTAATAAACATGGAGATGCTTGCCACCGGCAGTACCGATGGTTTTATTATGGCACTTAGTAAAGAAACCCAGCAAAAAAAAGACTTTCACCACATACAGGAGGTTATTAACCAGGGTATGCCGGTAGTAATGTTTGACCGTGTTACTAACGATGTACTGTGCGATAAGGTTATTATAGACGACCAGCTTGCGGCTTATGAAGCTGTTGATTACCTGGTAGGAAAGGGGTTTAAAAACATAGGGCTTATAACTACGGTAGATTATGTAAGTGTGGGCCGCCTGCGTACCGATGGTTATATAAACGCACTAAGCGACCACGATATGGCTATTGACGATGAACTTATTGTAAAAATTGAAGATATAGATGGCTGTGCCAGTAAAATAGAAATGCTGCTGCGCGATAAAAAGCCCGATGCCATATTTGCCGTTAATGAGCTGTTTGCGGTAACAGCCCTTAAGCTGGCAGCAAAAATGGGTATCCGTGTGCCGGAAGAGATGCAGGTAATAGGCTTTACAGATGGTATTATATCGCAATATAGCAGCCCAAGCATAAGTACCGTAAGCCAGAACGGCGTAGTTATGGGAGGCCGTGCCGCCAAGCTGCTTATAGAACGCCTGGAAAAAGAAGAAGAGCCGGAAACAGAGCAATACCGTACAGAACTGGTAGAAACGCACCTTGTTTTAAGGGAGAGCACGTTAGGTTTATAG
- a CDS encoding glycoside hydrolase family 13 protein, whose protein sequence is MKKLLYILLFTGITAFAQVERAEPPFWWSGMNNPELQVMFYGKNIAQYTPSVSDGVVINNVVKTENPNYVFVTIDTKNVSAKSLTFSFKNVKDKVAFTQKYELKQRRTGSADRESYTSADMMYLLMPDRFANGNPDNDSTKDTNEKVKRDNPNGRHGGDIEGIIKNLDYIKELGATAVWATPLCEDNDPRGSYHGYGQSDVYKIDPRYGTNEDYLRLSAEVKKKGMKLVLDYVTNHWGAQHWMYKDLPTYEWVHQFPGYSQSNYRMATQFDVNASKSDKRQCVDGWFVPSMPDLNQSNPLVLNYLTQNAIWWIEYADLDGFRVDTYSYNDKEGISKWTKAITDEYPKFNIVGEVWMNDQAQMAYWQKDSKVGAIQSYNSHLPSVMDFTGMDALAQAFSEDDAGWDRGMYKMYNNLANDFLYPNINSILTFAENHDTGRFNEIYKNDFKKYQMAMAILATERGIPQLYYGSEIGMAGDKGKGDGDIRHDFPGGWKGDDHNAFTTAGRTEQEKQYFDFTSKLFTWRKSKAVIHSGKTTQYLPYDNVYVYFRYNEKETVMVVVNNSATTKTFKTDRFSENIKAYKSGTDVITGKSVNVTGEITMEPKSVMVLELK, encoded by the coding sequence ATGAAAAAATTACTTTACATCTTACTATTCACCGGCATTACCGCCTTCGCACAGGTAGAGCGCGCCGAACCGCCATTTTGGTGGAGTGGCATGAACAACCCTGAGCTTCAGGTAATGTTCTACGGAAAAAATATTGCACAATACACGCCCTCAGTTTCAGACGGGGTAGTGATAAACAATGTGGTAAAAACCGAGAACCCTAACTATGTTTTTGTTACTATCGACACAAAGAACGTTTCGGCAAAGTCGCTAACCTTTTCGTTTAAAAACGTTAAGGACAAAGTAGCCTTTACCCAAAAATATGAACTAAAGCAGCGCAGGACAGGCTCGGCAGACCGCGAGAGTTATACCTCGGCAGATATGATGTATCTGCTAATGCCCGACCGTTTTGCTAATGGTAACCCGGATAACGATAGTACTAAAGATACTAATGAAAAGGTAAAAAGGGATAACCCTAATGGCCGCCACGGTGGCGATATTGAGGGCATCATTAAAAACCTGGACTATATAAAAGAGTTAGGTGCAACGGCTGTTTGGGCCACTCCATTGTGTGAGGATAACGATCCGCGTGGTTCCTACCACGGTTACGGCCAGAGCGATGTGTATAAAATAGACCCACGCTATGGTACAAACGAAGATTACCTGCGCCTTTCGGCTGAGGTAAAAAAGAAAGGCATGAAGCTGGTGCTTGATTATGTTACTAACCACTGGGGCGCACAACACTGGATGTATAAAGACCTGCCTACGTATGAATGGGTACACCAGTTTCCCGGATATTCGCAGAGCAACTACCGCATGGCTACCCAGTTTGATGTCAATGCGTCTAAAAGTGATAAACGCCAGTGTGTAGACGGTTGGTTCGTGCCGAGCATGCCCGACCTTAACCAAAGTAATCCGTTAGTGCTGAACTACCTTACGCAAAACGCAATCTGGTGGATAGAATATGCCGATCTTGATGGTTTCCGTGTAGATACCTACAGCTACAACGATAAGGAGGGTATCAGTAAATGGACAAAAGCCATTACAGATGAGTACCCTAAATTTAATATTGTGGGTGAGGTATGGATGAACGACCAGGCGCAAATGGCATACTGGCAAAAGGATAGTAAAGTTGGTGCCATACAGAGCTACAATTCGCACCTGCCTAGTGTTATGGATTTTACAGGTATGGATGCGTTGGCGCAGGCCTTTAGCGAAGATGATGCCGGTTGGGATCGTGGTATGTACAAAATGTACAACAACCTGGCTAACGACTTTTTGTACCCTAACATCAACAGCATCCTGACCTTTGCAGAGAACCACGACACCGGCCGCTTTAACGAGATCTACAAAAACGACTTTAAAAAATACCAGATGGCTATGGCTATTCTTGCTACAGAGCGCGGTATTCCGCAATTGTACTATGGCTCAGAGATAGGTATGGCAGGCGATAAAGGCAAAGGTGATGGTGATATTCGCCATGATTTTCCGGGTGGCTGGAAAGGCGATGATCATAATGCTTTTACTACAGCAGGCCGTACCGAACAGGAAAAGCAGTATTTCGATTTCACATCGAAATTATTTACATGGAGGAAAAGTAAAGCCGTAATCCATTCGGGTAAAACGACGCAGTATCTGCCATATGATAATGTGTATGTGTACTTCCGTTACAACGAAAAAGAGACGGTAATGGTGGTGGTAAATAACAGCGCTACAACCAAGACCTTTAAAACCGACCGTTTTTCAGAAAACATAAAAGCTTACAAATCCGGTACCGATGTAATTACGGGTAAATCGGTTAACGTTACCGGTGAGATTACGATGGAGCCGAAAAGTGTAATGGTGCTGGAACTGAAATAG
- a CDS encoding MFS transporter, with amino-acid sequence MEKRKLGFWEIWNMSFGFLGIQMGFALQNANVSRIFQTLGAEIDDIPALWVAAPLTGLIVQPIIGYFSDRTWTKLGRRKPYFLAGALLASLALFIMPNSPHLWFAAGILWMLDASINITMEPFRAFVGDVLNEKQRTTGFAMQSFFIGLGAYVASKLPNILTYFDVANTAPAGQIPDSVKYSFYIGGAAFIITVLVTIFTTKEYSPDELAAFEKAEAEQYREEERPVSWFTANGSRHLTIGTIALLIGLVFSYVVYAYGLKKDLYVLSLGLIGLGGAALIVSGLFQKQGNYRNGFVTIMNDFQFMPKVMKQLAVVQFFTWFALFSMWIYTTGAVTEHIFKTTDTTSVAYNTGANVVNEMFANYNLVGAIAAFLLPLIAKRTSRKFTHFLALVAGGLGLASIYYLGNAGTFNDVIFRIGSPDTYFNFTFYMYDLSMIGVGIAWASILSIPFAMLSGALPASKMGYYMGVFNFFVVIPQLLAASILGFLVSYFFSNEPIYALLIGGASMVVAGVMALLVNDKAIININQK; translated from the coding sequence ATGGAAAAGCGTAAATTAGGTTTCTGGGAGATCTGGAACATGAGTTTCGGGTTCCTGGGAATACAAATGGGCTTTGCGCTCCAAAATGCTAACGTTAGCCGGATATTCCAGACGTTAGGCGCTGAGATAGACGATATCCCGGCACTTTGGGTAGCAGCCCCGCTCACCGGGCTCATAGTACAGCCCATCATCGGATACTTTAGCGACAGGACCTGGACAAAACTTGGCCGACGCAAACCGTATTTTTTAGCAGGTGCCTTACTGGCATCGCTGGCGTTGTTTATTATGCCAAACTCGCCGCACCTGTGGTTTGCTGCCGGTATATTATGGATGCTTGATGCGTCTATCAATATTACCATGGAGCCTTTTCGGGCTTTTGTGGGCGATGTGCTAAATGAAAAACAGCGTACCACCGGGTTTGCCATGCAAAGTTTTTTTATAGGGCTGGGTGCTTATGTGGCTTCAAAGCTGCCTAACATCCTTACCTATTTTGACGTGGCTAACACGGCTCCCGCAGGGCAGATACCGGATTCGGTTAAGTACTCGTTTTACATTGGCGGAGCAGCCTTTATCATTACCGTACTGGTTACCATCTTTACAACAAAAGAATATTCGCCCGACGAACTTGCTGCTTTTGAAAAGGCTGAAGCCGAACAATATCGCGAGGAAGAAAGGCCGGTATCCTGGTTTACGGCAAATGGCAGCAGGCACCTTACCATAGGTACCATTGCTTTGCTTATAGGATTAGTGTTTTCTTATGTGGTATATGCCTATGGGCTTAAAAAAGATTTGTATGTACTTTCACTTGGCCTTATTGGCCTGGGCGGAGCAGCGCTTATTGTTTCGGGGCTTTTCCAGAAACAGGGTAACTATCGCAACGGTTTTGTAACCATCATGAACGATTTTCAGTTTATGCCAAAGGTTATGAAACAGCTTGCCGTAGTACAGTTCTTTACATGGTTCGCATTATTTTCAATGTGGATATATACTACGGGTGCAGTAACAGAACACATTTTTAAAACTACAGATACAACTTCGGTTGCCTATAATACAGGTGCTAATGTGGTTAACGAAATGTTTGCCAATTATAACCTTGTGGGCGCTATAGCAGCTTTTTTGCTGCCGCTTATAGCAAAGCGCACCAGCCGTAAGTTTACACACTTCCTGGCATTGGTAGCTGGTGGCCTTGGGCTGGCATCTATTTACTACCTGGGTAATGCCGGTACGTTTAATGATGTCATTTTCAGGATAGGATCTCCGGATACATATTTCAACTTTACATTTTATATGTATGACCTTAGTATGATAGGCGTGGGCATTGCCTGGGCCAGCATACTTTCTATCCCGTTTGCCATGCTTAGCGGTGCTTTGCCGGCATCTAAAATGGGGTATTATATGGGTGTATTTAACTTCTTTGTAGTTATACCGCAACTACTTGCAGCCTCTATTTTAGGCTTTTTGGTTTCGTACTTTTTTAGTAATGAGCCCATTTATGCGCTGTTAATCGGCGGTGCATCTATGGTAGTGGCAGGCGTTATGGCACTGCTGGTAAACGACAAGGCAATCATCAATATCAATCAAAAATAA
- a CDS encoding T9SS type A sorting domain-containing protein, with amino-acid sequence MIKKLLMLCTVFMAGTAMMFAQFPSIGIIGGATSVGWDGPDIDMATTDGVTYTLENVTLTGGGLKFRQDNAWNGLNWGNNAAWPSGVGLQDQNGQDIQCQPGKYDITFNLTTKAYNFEDVGGFEHISLIGGGTNINLVTTDGVNYFYNNAVFTAQTNVAFTNGNANWGAVGFPTGTAAEGVEIPVPANSYNVTFNLTTHEYHFNFVTISITGSGVGGWGTDSDMTTTDGVNYSYASRVFAVDGEGLSEMKFRLNHEWTVTWGGAQYPSGTMTQGGGNVTVPVGTYAVTFNRTTGAFDFSAPAAVTTYTKGSVVAYPNPANASWTFSTANGTLTNIQIVDLTGKIVASQVANAQQATVNASALANGVYFAKVNSAEGTSVIKVVKN; translated from the coding sequence ATGATCAAAAAATTACTTATGCTTTGCACAGTGTTCATGGCGGGCACGGCAATGATGTTTGCACAATTTCCAAGTATCGGGATTATAGGCGGCGCTACTTCTGTGGGTTGGGATGGCCCGGATATTGATATGGCAACTACCGATGGGGTAACTTACACTTTAGAAAATGTTACCCTTACAGGAGGTGGCCTTAAATTCAGGCAGGATAATGCGTGGAATGGCCTTAACTGGGGTAATAATGCGGCATGGCCAAGTGGGGTAGGCTTACAGGACCAGAATGGCCAGGATATACAGTGCCAGCCGGGAAAATATGATATTACTTTTAACCTTACTACTAAAGCATATAACTTTGAAGATGTAGGCGGGTTTGAACACATATCATTAATAGGAGGGGGTACGAATATTAACCTTGTCACTACTGACGGTGTAAATTATTTTTATAATAATGCAGTTTTTACAGCTCAGACAAATGTCGCATTTACTAATGGTAATGCAAACTGGGGTGCTGTAGGTTTTCCTACCGGAACAGCTGCAGAAGGTGTTGAAATACCGGTGCCGGCTAATAGCTACAATGTTACTTTTAACCTTACTACACACGAGTACCATTTTAATTTTGTAACGATTAGTATTACCGGTAGCGGCGTTGGCGGCTGGGGTACAGATTCTGATATGACAACTACAGATGGTGTAAACTACAGCTATGCATCAAGAGTATTTGCCGTTGATGGTGAAGGATTGTCTGAAATGAAATTTCGCCTAAACCACGAATGGACTGTTACCTGGGGTGGAGCACAATATCCTTCTGGTACAATGACACAGGGAGGTGGTAACGTTACGGTGCCGGTAGGTACATATGCTGTTACTTTTAACAGAACTACAGGTGCTTTTGATTTCTCTGCTCCGGCAGCGGTTACAACCTATACTAAAGGCAGTGTGGTGGCTTATCCTAACCCTGCTAACGCATCATGGACGTTTAGCACTGCAAATGGTACACTTACTAACATCCAGATTGTAGACCTTACCGGTAAAATTGTAGCAAGCCAGGTAGCTAACGCGCAGCAGGCTACAGTAAACGCATCAGCTCTTGCTAATGGTGTATACTTTGCCAAAGTAAACTCGGCAGAAGGTACATCGGTAATTAAAGTGGTAAAAAACTAA
- a CDS encoding glycoside hydrolase family 65 protein has translation MNQDYIVPDNWSVIEEGFDAERVRSSESLFSIGNGAMGQRANFEEQYSGHTFQGSYIAGVYYPDKTKVGWWKNGYPEYFAKVLNAPNWIGIDIEVNGEVLDLAKCSVVNNFRRELNMQEGVYNRSFEAVLQNGTEIKVNVKRFLSLVADELGAIKYEITPLNRAAQITYKPYVDAGVKNMDANWEETFWEPVDAQYSVNEGFVVARTFKTGFGAAAFMHNSILLNGNDTQTLPVSAQASDRKVQFSYTIEANPNDTAAIVKFGGYTVTLNHAEAELINAAKAVITSAKAKGFDALLEEQKQAWASIWEMADITIDGDVKAQQGIRFNIFQLNQTYLGKDPRLNIGPKGFTGEKYGGSTYWDTEAYCIPFYMATKDQQVARNLLTYRHVQLARAIENGEKLGFKNGAALYPMVTMNGEECHNEWEITFEEIHRNGAIAFAIYNYYRFTNDYSYIPEKGLEVLIGIARFWHQRATYSSHKNKYMILGVTGPNEYENNINNNFYTNYIAKWCIDYTVEQIARVRDEFNADHTRIMDLVKLDAEEIKAWQEVADNMYFPYSEEFGVYLQQDGFLDKELVPVSQLDKSQRPINQKWSWDRILRSPYIKQADVLQGFYFFEDHFSKAQLEKHFDFYEPLTVHESSLSPCVHSIQAASLDRMEQAYTFYLRTSRLDLDDYNKEVEEGLHITSMAGTWMSIVEGFGGMRVKNNMLYFEPKIPAQWKGFSFKINFRGQVLKVSVQPGETHFALEGDHDMDVVVNGNAVTVKPNQLVAV, from the coding sequence ATGAACCAGGATTATATAGTACCGGACAATTGGTCGGTTATAGAAGAAGGATTTGATGCAGAAAGGGTGCGTTCATCAGAAAGCCTTTTTAGCATTGGCAACGGTGCCATGGGGCAGCGTGCTAATTTTGAAGAGCAGTATAGCGGGCATACCTTTCAGGGAAGTTATATAGCAGGCGTGTACTATCCGGACAAAACTAAAGTGGGCTGGTGGAAAAACGGCTACCCTGAGTATTTTGCCAAGGTGCTTAATGCGCCAAACTGGATAGGCATAGACATTGAAGTGAACGGTGAGGTACTCGACCTTGCCAAATGCAGCGTGGTAAACAATTTTCGTCGCGAGCTTAATATGCAGGAGGGTGTATACAACCGCTCTTTTGAAGCTGTACTGCAAAATGGTACTGAGATAAAAGTAAACGTTAAGCGTTTCCTGTCGTTAGTGGCAGATGAGCTTGGCGCCATAAAATATGAAATTACCCCGCTTAACCGTGCGGCACAGATAACCTATAAGCCGTATGTAGATGCGGGTGTTAAGAACATGGATGCCAACTGGGAAGAAACCTTTTGGGAGCCTGTAGATGCGCAGTATTCGGTTAACGAAGGTTTTGTAGTGGCACGCACGTTCAAGACAGGCTTTGGCGCAGCGGCTTTTATGCACAACAGTATTTTACTAAATGGCAACGATACACAAACACTACCTGTAAGTGCCCAGGCATCTGACAGGAAAGTACAGTTTAGCTATACCATAGAGGCCAACCCTAACGACACGGCTGCCATTGTAAAATTTGGCGGTTATACCGTAACGTTAAACCATGCAGAAGCGGAACTTATAAATGCAGCAAAGGCGGTTATTACTTCGGCGAAAGCCAAAGGTTTTGATGCCCTTTTAGAAGAACAGAAACAGGCATGGGCTAGTATTTGGGAAATGGCAGATATTACTATTGATGGCGACGTAAAAGCACAGCAGGGTATCCGTTTTAATATCTTCCAGCTTAACCAGACGTATTTGGGCAAAGACCCAAGGCTAAACATAGGCCCTAAAGGTTTTACCGGAGAAAAATATGGTGGCTCTACCTATTGGGATACCGAAGCTTACTGCATACCATTTTATATGGCTACTAAAGACCAGCAGGTTGCCCGAAATTTATTAACTTACAGGCACGTACAGCTTGCTAGGGCCATAGAAAATGGAGAAAAGCTTGGTTTTAAAAACGGCGCGGCACTATACCCTATGGTTACCATGAATGGTGAAGAATGCCATAACGAGTGGGAAATTACCTTTGAGGAAATTCACCGTAACGGCGCCATTGCCTTTGCTATTTATAACTATTACCGTTTTACCAATGATTACAGCTACATTCCTGAAAAAGGATTGGAGGTACTGATAGGCATAGCGCGTTTCTGGCACCAGAGGGCAACCTATTCGTCACACAAAAACAAGTACATGATACTTGGAGTTACGGGCCCTAACGAGTACGAGAACAACATAAACAACAATTTTTATACCAACTATATTGCCAAGTGGTGCATAGATTATACGGTAGAGCAAATTGCTCGTGTTCGCGATGAGTTCAATGCAGACCATACCCGTATTATGGATCTTGTAAAACTTGATGCCGAAGAAATAAAGGCGTGGCAGGAAGTGGCAGATAATATGTATTTCCCATACTCAGAAGAGTTTGGCGTATACCTGCAACAGGACGGTTTCCTTGATAAGGAGCTTGTGCCGGTAAGCCAGCTGGATAAGTCGCAAAGGCCTATCAACCAGAAATGGAGTTGGGACAGGATACTGCGTTCGCCTTACATAAAACAGGCAGATGTACTACAGGGCTTCTACTTTTTTGAAGACCATTTTAGTAAGGCACAGCTGGAAAAGCACTTTGACTTTTATGAGCCGCTAACGGTACATGAGAGTAGCCTCTCGCCATGTGTGCATAGCATACAGGCAGCCAGCCTTGACAGGATGGAACAAGCTTATACATTCTATCTACGCACATCGCGCCTGGATCTCGACGATTATAACAAAGAGGTGGAGGAAGGACTGCACATTACCAGTATGGCCGGCACCTGGATGAGTATTGTAGAAGGCTTTGGCGGCATGCGCGTTAAAAATAATATGCTGTATTTTGAACCAAAGATACCTGCACAGTGGAAAGGTTTTTCATTCAAGATCAACTTCCGTGGGCAGGTGCTTAAGGTATCGGTACAGCCGGGCGAAACACATTTTGCCCTTGAGGGCGACCATGATATGGATGTGGTGGTTAACGGTAATGCCGTTACCGTAAAGCCTAATCAGCTGGTTGCTGTTTAA
- the pgmB gene encoding beta-phosphoglucomutase, which yields MKQKAFIFDLDGVIVDTAKYHYLAWQKIANRLGIDFTHEHNELLKGVSRGRSLDIILGIGNVEASQEDKDAWLIEKNEDYMNSVANMAADEILDGVMPVLEWLKANNQGIALGSASKNARPILERVGIIHYFDAIVDGNDVTNAKPDPEVFIQAAQLLGKPASDAIVFEDSIAGIKAANIAGMTSVGIGDANTLHEAQHNFSSFAGINIHFLETLVNS from the coding sequence ATGAAACAAAAAGCATTTATTTTCGACCTCGATGGGGTCATCGTAGACACGGCCAAGTACCACTACCTGGCGTGGCAAAAAATTGCAAACCGCCTGGGTATCGACTTTACGCATGAGCATAATGAATTACTAAAAGGCGTAAGCCGTGGCCGTTCGCTGGATATCATCCTTGGTATTGGAAACGTAGAAGCCAGCCAGGAAGATAAAGATGCCTGGCTTATCGAAAAGAACGAAGACTACATGAACTCGGTAGCTAATATGGCTGCCGATGAAATATTAGATGGTGTAATGCCGGTGCTGGAATGGCTTAAGGCTAACAACCAGGGTATAGCATTAGGATCGGCAAGTAAAAACGCAAGGCCTATACTGGAGCGTGTGGGCATTATACATTATTTCGATGCCATTGTAGACGGTAATGATGTAACCAATGCAAAGCCGGATCCTGAAGTATTTATACAGGCAGCACAATTATTGGGTAAACCTGCATCTGACGCAATAGTGTTTGAAGACTCTATTGCGGGGATAAAGGCGGCAAATATTGCCGGAATGACGAGCGTGGGCATAGGCGATGCCAACACCCTGCACGAGGCACAGCACAACTTTAGCAGCTTTGCCGGGATAAACATACATTTTTTAGAAACGTTAGTTAACAGTTAA